TGGAGATAAAATAAAAAGTGACAGACAGGTTTTTAAAAATTATAAAAAAGTATACAATACAGATAATGTTACAGTAATAAGACCACCACTCATTAAACTACCAGTCATAAACTATATATCCATATTACACTACCATAAACAGGAAATAAAAAGGCAAATAAAAGAATTTGAACCTGATATAATCATAGGATTTGGAATACTAAATGCTAATATAGCATCAAAACTAGCACGAAAACATAACATACCATTTGTCTACTACTTCATCGATGTATTACACCAGTTAATACCAGAAAAAAGTTTTAGAAGTATAGGAAAAAGAATGACTAAAAAAACAATAAAAAATTCATCCTATGTACTTACAATAAACCGTAAACTTAATGAAACAGCAGTAGAAATGGGTGCAGATCCACATCATATGAGTATTATTGATGCTGGAATAAACTTAAAACAATTTGATTATAAAAAACATGGTGGATTTAAGATAAGAAAACGATTTAACATCAAAAATGATGATATTGTACTTTTCTTCATGGGATTTTTATATAACTTTGCAGGACTAAAAGAACTTGCAATAGAACTAGGACGAAACAAGGATAAATACCATAATATTAAACTCTTAATTGTTGGAGATGGAGATGCACTAGAAGCACTAAAACTCATACAGAAAAAATATAACCTAGAAGGACAACTAATACTAACAGGACGTCAAAAATACACAATAATACCAGATCTTATAGGTGCAAGTGATATTTGTATACTACCTGCATATAAAGATGAAGTAATAATGCAAGATATTGTACCTATAAAAATCTATGAATATATGGCAATGAAAAAACCAGTAATTGCAACAAAACTACCAGGACTTATGGCAGAATTTGGGGAACGTAATGGTCTTGTATATATTAACAGACCTGAGGAAGTACTTGATGTTGTACAAACACGTCTTCGTAACAAACGTGAAATTGTAAAAATAGGATCAGATGGATATAACTTTGTTGAAGATAATGACTGGCGTAAATTAACATTACAATTTGAAGGAATACTCGAAGATCTAGTATTAGACTTACTACTAAAAGAAATATAAAAAAATGGAATAAAAAAATTAACCACCATTAATATCCACTCCCCTTTTTATCTTTTTTAAAATATTTTTTTGAGAATTGATTATATATGAATATCTTACAAGTTATACCATACTTCACATTTGCACGTGGAGGAGATGTTGCTGTTTGCTACAATCTAGCACGACAACTAACAAAAAAAGGACATAATGTAACAATACTAACAACTAACTTTGAATATAACCCAGAAGATACAGATGCTATTAAAAATCTCAAAATGGTACCTGTTGATTATAAGTTTAATTTTGCATTATTTATCTACACACCACTTATGAAAAAATGGCTTGATGAAAACATAACAAACTTTGATATTATTCATCTTCATGAATTTAGATCTTATCAGAATAATATTGTTATGAAATATGCATGTAAATATAATATTCCATATATTATAGAGCCTCACACATCTACTCCAACTCATGTTGGTAGTACTTATTTTAAGAAGATTTATGATCTCATTTATGGTAAACGTTTAATGCGTAATGCTAGTGGTGTTATTGCAGTATCAGAATATGAGGCTAAATATGATCGTCTGATGCGTAGTGATAATATTGATGTTATCTATAATGGAATGGACTTTGATGAATTTAAAAATCTTGATAATATAAATTATGATAAAATAGATCAACCTTATATTTTATATCTTGGTCGTCTTGATAAACTTAAAGGAATTAACCATATAATAGAAGCATTTAGCAAATTACCACCCGAATTTAGTAATTATAAACTCATAATTGCTGGTAAAATTAATGATTATAAAAAAACATTAGATGAAATAATACAAAAACATAACCTTAAAGATCGTGTAATATTTACAGGCTTTATTAAACAATCAGAGAAAATTGCACTTTTTAAGGATGCAAGCTTATTTGTTAATCCTGTTAAATATATGGGAGGAGTATCTCTCACTGTATTTGAATCAATACTAGCTGGAACTCCTGTTATTGTAACACGACAGTCTGGTGAGGTAATTGAAAAGATTGATGCAGGATTAATTGTTAAATATGCTGATGTTGATGAACTTAAAGATACTATGATTAAATCATTAACAGATGAAAAACTCACCCAAAAACAGCTTGAAAACGGACAAAATTACATCTACAACAATCTAAGCTGGAGTGATGTAACAGATAAAATAATAGAAGTATATAAAAAACATGTAAATAAAGGAGATATATGATTAAAATGACACATATTCTACTAATTTCACATGACATACCATCAATGAGTGTAGGTGCAACAATACCAATATATCATATGATAAAAAATCTATCAACACAATATGACATCACGCTTGTTTGTTTTAATTCAAAAAAATATGATATAAAACCACTAGAAAAACATCTAAGTAATATTATATTACTCGATAATCCCGTGTATGATAGTTTTAAAGATCAATTCACATATACTTTTAAAAATATGTTATCATATGATAACATTAAAATGCGTAGTTTTTTTAACTACTATTATCATC
The window above is part of the Methanosphaera cuniculi genome. Proteins encoded here:
- a CDS encoding glycosyltransferase, with the translated sequence MKILVVQESDWIKRNPHQQHHLMELLGLRGHQIRVIDYEVDWKQDKKDGDKIKSDRQVFKNYKKVYNTDNVTVIRPPLIKLPVINYISILHYHKQEIKRQIKEFEPDIIIGFGILNANIASKLARKHNIPFVYYFIDVLHQLIPEKSFRSIGKRMTKKTIKNSSYVLTINRKLNETAVEMGADPHHMSIIDAGINLKQFDYKKHGGFKIRKRFNIKNDDIVLFFMGFLYNFAGLKELAIELGRNKDKYHNIKLLIVGDGDALEALKLIQKKYNLEGQLILTGRQKYTIIPDLIGASDICILPAYKDEVIMQDIVPIKIYEYMAMKKPVIATKLPGLMAEFGERNGLVYINRPEEVLDVVQTRLRNKREIVKIGSDGYNFVEDNDWRKLTLQFEGILEDLVLDLLLKEI
- a CDS encoding glycosyltransferase, yielding MNILQVIPYFTFARGGDVAVCYNLARQLTKKGHNVTILTTNFEYNPEDTDAIKNLKMVPVDYKFNFALFIYTPLMKKWLDENITNFDIIHLHEFRSYQNNIVMKYACKYNIPYIIEPHTSTPTHVGSTYFKKIYDLIYGKRLMRNASGVIAVSEYEAKYDRLMRSDNIDVIYNGMDFDEFKNLDNINYDKIDQPYILYLGRLDKLKGINHIIEAFSKLPPEFSNYKLIIAGKINDYKKTLDEIIQKHNLKDRVIFTGFIKQSEKIALFKDASLFVNPVKYMGGVSLTVFESILAGTPVIVTRQSGEVIEKIDAGLIVKYADVDELKDTMIKSLTDEKLTQKQLENGQNYIYNNLSWSDVTDKIIEVYKKHVNKGDI